One stretch of Anguilla anguilla isolate fAngAng1 chromosome 5, fAngAng1.pri, whole genome shotgun sequence DNA includes these proteins:
- the si:dkey-148a17.6 gene encoding leukotriene B4 receptor 1, which yields MNGSSTLPSEGTELEVWVTGMAVACVILVLSFLVGAPGNLLVIWTILRHVKQRSHTLVLILHLAVADLLVLVTLPLWIYSLAHSWVFGKGMCKAMVYVINSSMYGSVFIITVMSVERFVAIRYPFASVSWRKRDLLSKVLLVLWALAFLFSVPIIPTQALGEVEGREQCLVREYTSKSQEVVCLLLETLVGFVIPFSVLVVCYSCVCSRIAQMTIKAKQKSTLLITSVVVVFGLCWTPHHVGNVLSLVAIAIGEWHPGAAKSLEEASATMAFIAGAMAFISSTANPLLYMFAARTFRSSLRDTGMRKLFRHISSSATGERTKELSFVSKRQSLQQEPALCCTDSKIQDTDAVLLNLYEHVTP from the coding sequence ATGAATGGCTCTAGCACATTGCCAAGCGAAGGGACTGAGCTGGAGGTCTGGGTCACAGGAATGGCGGTGGCCTGTGTGATCCTGGTGCTGTCCTTCCTGGTGGGGGCTCCAGGGAACCTTCTGGTGATCTGGACAATCCTGCGACACGTCAAGCAGCGCTCGCACACCCTGGTGCTCATCCTCCACCTCGCTGTCGCCGACCTGCTGGTGTTGGTCACCCTGCCTTTGTGGATCTACTCCTTAGCTCACTCCTGGGTCTTTGGGAAGGGCATGTGCAAAGCGATGGTCTACGTCATAAACTCCTCCATGTACGGCAGCGTGTTCATCATCACGGTCATGAGCGTGGAGCGGTTCGTGGCCATCCGGTACCCGTTCGCCTCTGTCAGCTGGAGGAAGAGGGACCTGCTGAGCAAGGTTCTGCTGGTCCTCTGGGCTCTGGCCTTCCTTTTCAGTGTTCCCATAATCCCCACACAAGCGTTAGGCGAGGTGGAGGGAAGAGAGCAGTGCCTGGTCAGGGAATACACCTCCAAGAGCCAGGAGGTGGTCTGCTTGCTGCTGGAGACCCTGGTGGGTTTCGTCATCCCCTTCTCCGTCCTCGTGGTCTGCTATAGCTGCGTGTGCAGCCGGATCGCCCAGATGACCATCAAGGCCAAGCAGAAGTCCACGCTCCTGATCACCAGCGTGGTCGTCGTCTTCGGCCTCTGCTGGACGCCTCACCATGTGGGGAATGTGCTCTCGCTCGTCGCCATCGCCATCGGCGAGTGGCACCCCGGCGCTGCCAAGAGTCTGGAGGAGGCCAGCGCCACCATGGCATTCATTGCAGGCGCCATGGCCTTCATCAGCAGCACCGCGAACCCTCTCCTTTACATGTTTGCCGCGCGCACCTTCCGAAGCTCCCTGCGTGACACCGGGATGCGAAAACTGTTCCGCCACATCTCCAGCTCAGCTACGGGTGAGAGGACTAAGGAGTTGTCCTTTGTATCAAAACGGCAAAGCTTGCAACAGGAGCCTGCTTTGTGCTGCACAGATTCGAAAATACAGGATACAGATGCAGTTTTGTTGAACTTATATGAACACGTTACCCCCTAA